The Gordonibacter urolithinfaciens genome contains a region encoding:
- a CDS encoding 4Fe-4S dicluster domain-containing protein: MSYGFHVDAVRCIGCRACVDACCAQCRVPDELSCRTVTSYEGGVWEEAPDGTCSLTLFAYFISVSCLHCARPACMAVCTEEALRKQPGTGLMRVVSALCTGCGDCAQACPYGVVKIDPRHGVAVICDACAAVIEAGRQPACVEACPEDALHFGEIGDLQAAYGELASIPPLPPADATYPSLVLTAPPALLSALR, translated from the coding sequence GTGTCCTATGGATTTCACGTCGACGCCGTGCGCTGCATCGGATGCCGCGCCTGCGTGGATGCCTGCTGCGCGCAGTGCCGCGTGCCGGACGAGCTATCCTGCCGCACCGTGACCTCGTACGAAGGCGGCGTTTGGGAGGAGGCGCCCGACGGCACCTGCTCGCTCACCTTGTTCGCGTACTTCATCTCGGTAAGCTGCCTGCACTGCGCCCGCCCGGCCTGCATGGCCGTATGCACGGAGGAGGCGTTGCGCAAGCAGCCGGGGACCGGCCTCATGCGCGTGGTGTCCGCGCTCTGCACCGGATGCGGCGACTGCGCCCAGGCGTGCCCCTACGGCGTGGTGAAGATCGACCCGCGCCACGGTGTGGCCGTCATCTGCGATGCCTGCGCCGCCGTCATAGAGGCGGGCAGGCAGCCCGCCTGCGTGGAAGCCTGTCCCGAAGACGCGCTCCATTTCGGCGAGATAGGCGACCTCCAAGCCGCCTATGGCGAGCTTGCGAGCATCCCCCCGCTGCCACCCGCCGACGCCACGTATCCCAGCCTCGTGCTCACGGCGCCGCCGGCGCTGCTGAGCGCACTGCGTTGA
- a CDS encoding helix-turn-helix transcriptional regulator, with amino-acid sequence MQPAAIIRILKPNVTSLGYALFLAINAAGVWGGVFPFLPLEFQTPEIVFWFFLAQSLVFSASYFASAFGVYFLPKPTRRFMVMLAAAPYFLGWCCLIAAIYLDAWALPLVVIGGGLLGLGSAGFFMLWQRLFASFDADHGNRDLIVGTAYAAIMYFALYLIPQAVTAYLIPLVFLPLFGLAIVLKSREIDRDQPMFEDVPRDHPHVYRTVVRDYWRSAFCVGALGFCTGIMRSLAIGEPQVGALVNVLSMAGSLVAAATVLVLWQFKNLRMNVVGAYRVVFPFVITSFLLLPFLMVAYAQWLAAILYAVYSVAIVLMMIQCAQASRDRGINPVFVYGFFGGVVYALHDVGFIGGSFAEQIMVTGIEPVAVVALVAVYLLGLMYFVGQGGFRRIFSRSSDAESIELVALRPAGEAARPAAKAAPSAKADPAAKGKRAQRAPVASEPFYQDRISKQAELLRQHYRLSARETEVMELIARGNTVARIAEDLVVSENTIRTHSKRIYTKLDIHKKQELLDLIDSFDPSELEG; translated from the coding sequence TTGCAGCCAGCAGCCATCATCCGCATATTGAAACCGAACGTCACGTCGCTCGGCTATGCGCTGTTTCTGGCCATCAACGCCGCCGGCGTATGGGGAGGCGTGTTCCCTTTCCTGCCCTTGGAGTTCCAGACGCCCGAGATCGTGTTCTGGTTCTTCCTGGCGCAGTCGCTCGTGTTCTCGGCGAGCTACTTCGCCAGCGCCTTCGGCGTGTACTTCCTGCCCAAACCCACACGGCGCTTCATGGTCATGCTGGCCGCCGCGCCATACTTCTTGGGTTGGTGCTGCCTCATTGCCGCCATCTACCTGGACGCATGGGCTTTGCCGCTCGTGGTGATAGGAGGTGGCCTGCTCGGGCTCGGCTCGGCGGGGTTCTTCATGCTATGGCAGCGCCTGTTCGCCAGCTTCGACGCCGACCACGGCAACCGCGACCTCATCGTGGGCACGGCCTATGCGGCCATCATGTACTTCGCGCTGTACCTCATACCGCAGGCGGTCACAGCCTACCTCATCCCGCTCGTGTTCCTGCCGCTGTTCGGCCTGGCCATCGTTTTGAAAAGCCGCGAGATCGACCGCGACCAGCCCATGTTCGAGGACGTGCCGCGCGACCATCCGCACGTGTACCGCACCGTGGTGCGCGACTACTGGCGCAGCGCGTTCTGCGTGGGGGCACTCGGATTCTGCACGGGCATCATGCGCTCCTTGGCCATCGGGGAGCCGCAGGTGGGAGCGCTGGTGAACGTGCTGTCCATGGCCGGCTCGCTCGTGGCGGCGGCGACGGTGCTGGTGCTGTGGCAGTTCAAGAACCTGCGCATGAACGTGGTGGGCGCCTACCGCGTGGTGTTCCCGTTCGTCATCACGTCGTTTCTGCTGCTGCCGTTCCTCATGGTGGCGTATGCGCAGTGGCTCGCGGCCATCCTGTACGCTGTGTACAGCGTGGCAATCGTGCTCATGATGATACAGTGCGCGCAGGCATCGCGCGACCGCGGCATCAACCCCGTGTTCGTGTACGGGTTCTTCGGCGGCGTGGTGTACGCATTGCACGACGTGGGGTTCATCGGCGGGTCGTTCGCCGAGCAGATCATGGTGACGGGGATCGAGCCGGTGGCCGTGGTGGCATTGGTGGCCGTGTACCTGCTGGGGCTCATGTACTTCGTGGGGCAAGGCGGGTTCCGCCGGATATTCAGCCGCAGCAGCGACGCGGAGAGCATCGAGCTGGTGGCGCTGCGGCCCGCCGGAGAGGCGGCGCGGCCCGCCGCGAAGGCCGCCCCCTCTGCAAAGGCAGACCCCGCTGCGAAGGGCAAGCGCGCCCAGCGCGCCCCTGTCGCAAGCGAGCCCTTCTACCAGGACCGCATCTCGAAGCAGGCCGAGCTGCTGCGCCAGCACTACCGCTTGAGCGCGCGCGAGACCGAGGTCATGGAGCTCATCGCCCGCGGCAACACCGTCGCCCGCATCGCCGAGGACCTCGTGGTGTCCGAGAACACCATCCGCACGCATTCCAAGCGCATCTATACCAAGCTGGACATCCATAAGAAACAGGAGCTTTTGGACCTCATCGACTCGTTCGACCCAAGCGAGCTGGAAGGCTAG
- a CDS encoding DmsC/YnfH family molybdoenzyme membrane anchor subunit — protein sequence MDLVYLQLPLVFFTAAAPMASGAFIGLAIAFLTTRFSAETLRRIDRWTLFPLVILAVGVIAAVAFMNTPQSALLVIQGIDPGAFGFAVFMAVAFAVVALVYWVVAMVGRLSDGARKAFATVVAVLAVVYSVAIGVAYMMSDVPLWASVIVPLGFAGFSLASGVPLGMLVLAASRALPEARETRFGTAALVTALVGAVVSIFSVTVQLMNAQATVAAIFPGADALPGAWVYLIVSIAGFVVALACMRGALSGPLSGRSAAPLGSTAGAAAMPWNSVDSVAASPAAEGNVVPDLEARYRRQAATDATKAVPYLVLGNVAVLAALVAARVLFYAMQF from the coding sequence ATGGATCTGGTGTATCTGCAACTGCCGCTCGTGTTCTTCACGGCGGCCGCGCCCATGGCCTCGGGCGCGTTCATCGGCTTGGCCATTGCATTCCTCACGACGCGCTTCTCGGCGGAGACCTTGCGGCGCATCGACCGCTGGACGCTTTTTCCCCTGGTCATCCTGGCAGTGGGTGTGATCGCGGCCGTCGCGTTCATGAACACGCCGCAAAGCGCGCTTCTGGTTATCCAAGGGATAGATCCCGGGGCGTTCGGGTTCGCGGTGTTCATGGCCGTGGCGTTCGCCGTCGTGGCGTTGGTGTACTGGGTCGTGGCCATGGTCGGCCGGCTGTCCGACGGCGCGCGCAAGGCGTTCGCCACGGTGGTGGCCGTGCTGGCGGTGGTGTACTCGGTGGCCATCGGCGTGGCCTACATGATGTCGGACGTCCCGCTGTGGGCCTCGGTCATCGTGCCCCTCGGGTTCGCCGGCTTCAGCCTGGCAAGCGGTGTGCCGCTGGGAATGCTCGTGCTCGCTGCTTCGAGGGCCCTTCCCGAGGCGCGCGAGACGCGCTTCGGCACGGCAGCGCTCGTCACGGCGCTCGTGGGCGCGGTGGTGTCCATCTTCTCCGTCACGGTACAGCTCATGAACGCCCAAGCCACGGTGGCTGCGATCTTCCCCGGCGCCGATGCCTTGCCAGGCGCATGGGTGTACCTTATCGTGTCCATCGCCGGTTTCGTAGTGGCGCTCGCCTGCATGCGCGGAGCGTTGAGCGGGCCGCTCTCTGGCCGCTCCGCGGCGCCCCTCGGCAGCACTGCGGGCGCTGCGGCCATGCCGTGGAACAGCGTCGATTCGGTAGCTGCCAGCCCGGCGGCCGAGGGCAACGTGGTCCCGGACCTCGAGGCGCGCTATCGCAGGCAGGCTGCGACCGATGCGACCAAGGCCGTTCCCTACCTGGTCCTGGGCAACGTGGCGGTGCTGGCTGCGCTCGTTGCCGCCCGCGTGCTGTTCTACGCCATGCAGTTCTAA
- the dapB gene encoding 4-hydroxy-tetrahydrodipicolinate reductase: MKVIVVGCHGQMGQPICRFVDEREGMELVGGVGPAGRDYIGRDLGQVAGLGRDLGIPVVDDLASIIGECDALIDVSSVEQCLETLDLAVEHGKALVTASTGFTPEQFERFEAAGARIPVIFKCNTSKMVNVMLALVETAARALADECDIEIIDQHDRDKLDAPSGTAVIIGTMIAELKGTTLDDLAEYGRGGHGARKPGGVGFHSLRAGDITSDHKVYFGGLGERLEITHYSYSDDCFARGAVDCAQFLDGKPAGVYSIQDVFGLR, encoded by the coding sequence ATGAAGGTGATCGTCGTCGGATGCCATGGGCAGATGGGCCAGCCCATCTGCCGGTTCGTGGACGAGCGCGAGGGCATGGAGCTCGTTGGCGGCGTGGGGCCCGCAGGGCGCGACTACATCGGCCGCGACCTCGGCCAGGTGGCAGGCCTCGGGCGCGACTTGGGTATCCCCGTGGTGGACGACCTCGCGTCGATCATCGGCGAGTGCGACGCGCTCATCGACGTGTCCAGCGTGGAGCAATGTCTTGAAACGCTCGACCTGGCCGTCGAGCACGGGAAGGCTCTCGTCACCGCCAGCACCGGCTTCACGCCCGAGCAGTTCGAGCGCTTCGAGGCGGCGGGCGCGCGTATCCCCGTCATCTTCAAATGCAACACCTCCAAGATGGTGAACGTCATGCTCGCGCTCGTGGAGACGGCCGCGCGCGCTCTTGCGGACGAGTGCGACATCGAGATCATCGACCAGCACGACCGCGACAAGCTGGACGCGCCCAGCGGCACCGCCGTCATCATCGGCACCATGATCGCCGAGCTCAAGGGCACCACGCTGGACGATCTGGCCGAATACGGCCGCGGCGGCCACGGCGCGCGCAAGCCCGGCGGCGTGGGCTTCCACTCGCTGCGCGCCGGCGACATCACGAGCGACCACAAGGTGTACTTCGGCGGCCTGGGCGAGCGCCTGGAGATCACGCACTACTCCTACAGCGACGACTGCTTCGCCCGCGGCGCCGTCGATTGCGCCCAGTTCCTCGACGGCAAGCCCGCCGGCGTCTACTCTATCCAGGACGTCTTCGGGCTGCGCTAA
- a CDS encoding HPP family protein encodes MNRTIGDIMERDVYTCRYDQNLGEIVALFNDLGTSGLAVIDEDRHVVGFISDGDIMKAVAAQKTRSIFGGGYANMVLYDNESFEEKARALKHRNVMELAVQKVLCATADQAVGEIADVLAKKKFKKVPVIDEDGKLIGVVRRATITRCLFDVLFGEESAGE; translated from the coding sequence ATGAACCGCACGATAGGCGACATCATGGAGCGGGACGTGTACACGTGCCGCTACGACCAGAACCTCGGCGAGATCGTGGCCCTGTTCAACGACCTGGGCACGAGCGGCCTCGCCGTCATCGACGAGGACCGGCACGTGGTGGGGTTCATCAGCGACGGCGACATCATGAAGGCGGTGGCCGCGCAGAAGACGCGCTCCATCTTCGGCGGCGGCTACGCCAACATGGTGCTGTACGACAACGAGTCCTTCGAGGAGAAGGCCCGCGCGCTCAAGCATCGCAACGTCATGGAGCTGGCCGTGCAGAAGGTGCTGTGCGCCACGGCCGACCAGGCCGTAGGCGAGATCGCCGACGTGCTGGCGAAAAAGAAGTTCAAGAAGGTGCCGGTTATCGACGAGGACGGCAAGCTCATCGGCGTGGTGCGCCGCGCCACCATCACGCGCTGCCTGTTCGACGTGCTGTTCGGCGAGGAAAGCGCCGGGGAATAG
- a CDS encoding DHA2 family efflux MFS transporter permease subunit — MNEQQLIAQQHKVTRKEITVIGIVLAGAFLAILNQTVLSPALPKLMDAFSISAGTAQWVTSIYMLVNGIMVPITGFLIDRFSTRKLFFVSLVSFIVGTALCAATPSFELLIVGRVLQAAGAGVQLPLVGVVPMLIFPPEKRGTAMGMAGIVMSCAPAAGPVLAGGIIDAWGWRMMFWAMIPLAILVLVVSFFLLTNVGELKRPHLDVPSIILSTFAFGGLLYGFSSASTLGWSNAVVIGSIAVGVVALAWFIHRQLHIDEPLLQLRALKTPTFAYSAVIVTVVNSALAVGSVILPIYLQNVLGLTAFETGILMTPGAVATIFLSPISGMLFDRFGPRVIAIVGLTGLAGSLAALSFVDDKTTVAYLVVFYVIQSSGLTLANMPVTTWGINALPNDMIAHGNAISNTGRQVGGAVSTALIVTVMTMVTAANAEAGPVASTAAGIDVAYGISAAVAAVALIIAILKVRNVKKRTATAPAPQVGASGKTEVEAPVKATVAVAAACMEEATEGAGR; from the coding sequence TTGAACGAGCAACAATTGATAGCCCAGCAGCATAAGGTGACCCGCAAGGAGATCACCGTCATCGGCATCGTGCTGGCCGGTGCGTTCCTTGCCATCCTGAACCAGACCGTCCTGTCGCCCGCGTTGCCGAAGCTGATGGACGCGTTTTCCATCTCGGCCGGCACTGCGCAGTGGGTGACGTCCATCTACATGCTGGTCAACGGCATCATGGTGCCTATCACCGGGTTCCTCATCGACCGTTTCTCCACGCGCAAGCTGTTCTTCGTCTCGCTCGTCTCGTTCATCGTGGGCACGGCGCTGTGCGCAGCGACCCCCTCATTCGAGCTCCTCATCGTGGGCCGCGTGCTGCAGGCGGCCGGCGCAGGCGTGCAGCTTCCGCTCGTGGGCGTGGTGCCCATGCTCATCTTCCCGCCCGAGAAGCGCGGCACGGCCATGGGCATGGCCGGTATCGTGATGAGCTGCGCGCCGGCGGCCGGCCCCGTGCTGGCCGGCGGCATCATCGACGCGTGGGGTTGGCGCATGATGTTCTGGGCGATGATCCCACTGGCCATCCTCGTGCTGGTGGTGAGCTTCTTCCTGCTCACGAACGTAGGCGAGCTCAAGCGCCCGCACCTCGACGTGCCGTCCATCATCCTGTCCACGTTCGCGTTCGGCGGCCTGCTGTACGGCTTCTCCAGCGCCAGTACGCTGGGTTGGAGCAACGCCGTGGTCATCGGCAGCATCGCGGTGGGCGTGGTCGCGCTCGCGTGGTTCATCCATCGCCAGCTGCACATCGACGAGCCGCTGCTGCAACTGCGCGCCCTCAAGACGCCCACGTTCGCGTACTCGGCCGTCATCGTGACGGTGGTCAACTCGGCGCTGGCCGTGGGCAGCGTCATCCTGCCCATCTACCTGCAGAACGTTTTGGGGCTGACGGCGTTCGAAACCGGCATCCTCATGACGCCCGGCGCCGTGGCCACCATTTTCCTCAGCCCTATCAGCGGCATGCTGTTCGACAGGTTCGGCCCGCGCGTCATCGCCATCGTGGGCCTGACGGGGCTCGCCGGCTCGCTGGCGGCGCTGTCCTTCGTCGACGACAAGACGACGGTTGCGTACCTCGTGGTGTTCTACGTCATCCAATCTTCGGGGCTGACGCTGGCGAACATGCCGGTGACCACCTGGGGCATCAACGCGCTGCCGAACGACATGATCGCGCACGGCAACGCCATCAGCAACACGGGTCGCCAGGTGGGCGGCGCGGTGAGCACGGCGCTCATCGTGACGGTGATGACCATGGTGACCGCGGCAAACGCCGAGGCCGGCCCCGTGGCGTCCACGGCGGCGGGCATCGACGTGGCATACGGCATCTCCGCGGCGGTGGCGGCGGTCGCGCTGATCATCGCCATCTTGAAGGTGCGCAACGTGAAGAAGCGCACCGCTACCGCGCCGGCGCCGCAAGTTGGGGCGTCCGGGAAGACGGAGGTCGAGGCGCCTGTGAAGGCGACGGTCGCCGTTGCGGCCGCGTGCATGGAGGAAGCGACGGAAGGGGCGGGACGATGA
- a CDS encoding molybdopterin dinucleotide binding domain-containing protein has translation MTDTPHGRGTATGAYAADDVILSMCNNCNTYCTIKVRVCDAADGPQANEGATALVRKIAGNPYSPLNSQPYAPVPYGTRPEEALAPGDGMAREGRATNGGMICLKGQSGVQLVHDRFRITRPLRRVGARGSDEWETVDWDTALDEIVHGSPTLGTPGIAEWYAWAPKKQVEAEVALVESGEMTQDAFDVKWADILIDTSHPDLGPKSNLFCSAGGDRMFLIGDRLTQQGFGSVNNFNHGGVCGMTGVMANVRTHPTTNHKRMYADIDHCECLIIWGTEPMTANKGPSWLAPRLSVARERGMKLYVVDPRQGRSASKADVWLPVVPGKDAELAFAMMAWIIDNGRYDEAYLRAPGKAAAAVIGEPTWSDATHLVAVDLPNAPVVTAKLLGRAGEAGSDGEALKDDARFVFADGELVAADAVAGLADLEVDAEIEIKGKPARVRSVFSLLKERVGERTMEEYAAEAGIDPAVVADVAREFTSHGKRACVMSYRGPAMHANGFDAVRAAGYLNFLIGNHDWKGGHLAAGAKFAPFEGRYDLKKVPDAHAGWGIPITRQKVEYEKTSYFKQAGYPAPRPWYPLPGNLSHEIVPALRAGYVYDHLGALFIHRHSLVDSTPGGDRLVDVLGDQAKINLLVSFDVEIGDTSRYADFVLPDKVYLERFSQESIYPNQPYQLIQLGQPAVRAYEGPRSVEDVYLDLMARLNLPGVGEGAVPVGKDGAGGTAALSNEYDYWLKMAANIAYTGKEPVPDADSEELALFERARTRALGEAFDLAAWKAAVTNEEWPKVVYVLNRGGRFASADPAKGDGYEGELIKARYGGLCQFYDPKTASLKNALTGENFDGLAHPAPVAFADGTPMEHPPERPLAFINWKARTNGSHRTIAAPWLRETTTENFVWMHPSDAEARSLANGDAVEIEGSVGAMAGHVRVTEGIRPGVVGSNYSFGHKGYGARAVTVDGQQVGPAPDYLEEEGVLDGDEPGKQKTGFAGGRGRGFRMNELLPDDPTLAGGGGLCDPIGGGAAQFDLWVEVRKA, from the coding sequence ATGACCGACACACCACATGGACGAGGCACCGCCACCGGCGCGTACGCGGCCGACGACGTGATCCTGTCGATGTGCAACAACTGCAACACGTACTGCACCATCAAGGTGCGCGTGTGCGATGCGGCCGACGGCCCGCAGGCCAACGAGGGGGCCACGGCGCTCGTGCGCAAGATCGCGGGCAACCCGTACTCGCCGCTCAACTCGCAGCCCTACGCGCCCGTGCCTTATGGCACGCGGCCCGAGGAGGCGCTCGCTCCCGGCGACGGCATGGCGCGCGAGGGCCGCGCGACCAATGGCGGCATGATCTGCCTCAAAGGCCAGTCGGGCGTCCAGCTCGTGCACGATCGGTTCCGCATCACCCGTCCGTTGCGCCGTGTGGGCGCGCGCGGAAGCGACGAGTGGGAAACAGTGGACTGGGACACGGCGCTCGACGAGATCGTGCACGGCTCGCCGACCCTCGGCACGCCCGGTATTGCGGAATGGTACGCCTGGGCGCCGAAGAAGCAGGTGGAGGCCGAAGTCGCGCTTGTGGAGTCCGGCGAGATGACCCAGGACGCGTTCGACGTGAAGTGGGCCGACATCCTCATCGACACGTCGCACCCCGACCTGGGCCCGAAGTCCAACCTGTTCTGCTCGGCCGGCGGCGATCGCATGTTCCTCATCGGCGACCGCCTCACGCAGCAGGGGTTCGGCTCGGTCAACAACTTCAACCACGGCGGCGTATGCGGCATGACCGGCGTCATGGCCAACGTGCGCACGCACCCCACGACGAACCACAAGCGCATGTACGCCGACATCGACCACTGCGAATGCCTCATCATCTGGGGCACCGAGCCCATGACGGCCAACAAGGGGCCGTCGTGGCTGGCACCGCGCCTGTCCGTCGCGCGCGAGCGCGGCATGAAGCTGTACGTGGTGGACCCGCGCCAGGGCCGCAGCGCGTCGAAGGCCGACGTGTGGCTGCCCGTGGTGCCCGGCAAGGATGCCGAGCTCGCGTTCGCCATGATGGCGTGGATCATCGACAACGGGCGCTACGACGAGGCGTACCTGCGCGCGCCGGGCAAGGCCGCCGCAGCGGTCATCGGCGAGCCCACCTGGAGTGACGCGACGCACCTCGTGGCAGTCGATTTGCCGAACGCACCGGTGGTCACGGCGAAGTTGCTCGGGCGCGCCGGCGAGGCCGGGTCGGACGGCGAGGCGCTCAAGGACGACGCGCGCTTCGTGTTCGCGGACGGCGAGCTGGTGGCCGCCGACGCCGTGGCGGGTCTGGCTGACCTCGAGGTGGACGCCGAGATCGAGATCAAGGGCAAGCCCGCGCGCGTGCGAAGCGTGTTCTCGCTGCTCAAGGAGCGCGTGGGCGAGCGCACGATGGAGGAGTACGCCGCCGAGGCCGGCATCGACCCCGCCGTGGTGGCCGACGTGGCCCGCGAGTTCACCTCGCACGGCAAGCGCGCCTGCGTCATGAGCTACCGCGGCCCGGCCATGCACGCCAACGGCTTCGACGCCGTGCGGGCGGCGGGCTACCTCAACTTCCTCATCGGCAACCACGACTGGAAGGGCGGGCACCTGGCGGCGGGCGCGAAGTTCGCCCCGTTTGAGGGCCGCTACGATTTGAAGAAGGTGCCCGACGCGCACGCGGGCTGGGGCATCCCCATCACGCGCCAGAAGGTGGAGTACGAGAAGACCAGCTACTTCAAGCAGGCCGGCTATCCCGCGCCGCGGCCGTGGTACCCGCTGCCGGGCAACCTCTCGCACGAGATCGTGCCCGCGCTGCGCGCCGGCTACGTGTACGACCACCTGGGCGCGCTGTTCATCCACCGCCATTCGCTCGTGGACTCCACGCCGGGCGGCGACCGCCTGGTCGACGTGCTGGGCGACCAGGCCAAGATCAACCTGCTCGTGTCGTTCGACGTGGAGATAGGCGACACGTCGCGCTACGCCGACTTCGTGCTGCCCGACAAGGTGTACCTCGAGCGGTTCAGCCAGGAGAGCATCTATCCCAACCAGCCCTACCAGCTCATCCAGCTGGGGCAGCCGGCCGTGCGGGCGTACGAGGGCCCGCGCTCGGTGGAGGACGTGTACCTGGACCTCATGGCGCGCCTCAACCTGCCGGGCGTGGGCGAGGGCGCGGTGCCGGTGGGCAAGGACGGCGCGGGTGGCACGGCGGCGCTGTCGAACGAGTACGACTACTGGCTGAAGATGGCCGCGAACATCGCCTACACGGGCAAGGAGCCCGTGCCCGACGCCGACTCCGAGGAGCTCGCGCTGTTCGAGCGCGCCCGGACGCGCGCGCTGGGCGAGGCGTTCGACCTGGCGGCGTGGAAGGCGGCCGTCACCAATGAGGAATGGCCGAAGGTGGTGTACGTGCTCAACCGCGGCGGGAGGTTCGCCTCGGCCGATCCGGCGAAGGGCGACGGCTACGAGGGCGAGCTCATCAAGGCGCGCTACGGCGGGCTGTGCCAATTCTACGATCCGAAGACCGCCTCGCTCAAGAACGCTCTGACCGGAGAGAACTTCGACGGGCTAGCGCACCCCGCCCCGGTGGCGTTCGCCGACGGCACGCCGATGGAGCACCCGCCCGAGCGCCCGCTCGCCTTCATCAACTGGAAGGCCCGCACGAACGGCTCGCATCGCACCATCGCCGCGCCCTGGCTGCGCGAGACGACCACCGAGAACTTCGTGTGGATGCACCCTTCCGACGCCGAGGCGCGCAGCCTGGCCAATGGCGACGCCGTGGAGATCGAAGGATCGGTCGGGGCGATGGCCGGCCATGTGCGCGTGACCGAGGGCATCCGTCCTGGCGTGGTGGGCTCGAACTACTCGTTCGGGCACAAGGGCTACGGCGCGCGAGCGGTGACCGTCGACGGCCAGCAGGTGGGTCCCGCGCCCGATTACCTGGAAGAGGAGGGCGTCCTCGACGGCGATGAGCCCGGCAAGCAGAAGACGGGCTTCGCCGGAGGCCGCGGCCGGGGCTTCCGCATGAACGAGCTTCTGCCCGACGATCCCACGCTCGCCGGAGGCGGCGGCCTCTGCGACCCCATCGGCGGCGGCGCGGCCCAATTCGACCTCTGGGTGGAAGTGCGGAAAGCGTAG
- the nrfD gene encoding NrfD/PsrC family molybdoenzyme membrane anchor subunit encodes MQAYALPAAFSRRATVGWAVIVGVLLAAGAYFMFDRLANGLGMAGATNAVPWGLWVVVYIWFSGLAGGLYLLSALVYLLRLPRFAPIARLSLGLSMVSLVVSMIFIGIDLGAIRHSLGTLLFFHWSSPLAWEIKAYVFFMVIAIVQFALVLLNDKRTAEAAAGGDGVADAPGAGALGAELSGVKASAAGATSPDVLRRRGNVNLAIRVLAGVGVATSFVGPPGGTGMFFAAVKTRGLWEGGITSVLFYVMAIVTAAAFLVVAYRLLARLRGAQPDGGVLVGLNRVLAASLFALAFCIFFQVAPALLSGDPAVAAPVQAMVAGPLAPLFWLGEIGLGLVAPAVLLAVGAARSRGARDGGAVGADRGSAGGAWAVAAALAALAGVLALRYVLVVAGFSVPLLAGMPTPVYVPSLGEVMVALFVLGLAVGCYGLAVRLLPLERMGASEGEVWLESAYTKAVPDADASSCGEGSRAKEVRDGSAA; translated from the coding sequence TTGCAGGCTTACGCGTTGCCGGCGGCGTTCTCGCGCCGCGCGACGGTAGGTTGGGCCGTTATCGTGGGCGTGCTGTTGGCAGCGGGCGCGTACTTCATGTTCGACCGGCTGGCGAACGGCCTGGGCATGGCCGGGGCCACGAACGCCGTGCCCTGGGGTTTGTGGGTGGTGGTGTACATCTGGTTCTCGGGGCTGGCGGGCGGTTTGTACCTGCTGTCGGCTTTGGTGTACCTGCTGAGGCTGCCGCGCTTCGCGCCCATCGCGCGCCTGTCGCTGGGCTTGAGCATGGTGTCGCTTGTGGTGTCGATGATCTTCATCGGCATCGACTTGGGCGCCATCCGGCACTCGCTGGGCACGCTGCTGTTCTTCCACTGGTCGTCGCCGCTGGCTTGGGAGATCAAGGCGTACGTGTTCTTCATGGTGATCGCCATCGTGCAGTTCGCGTTGGTGCTGCTGAACGACAAGCGCACGGCCGAGGCTGCGGCGGGCGGCGACGGGGTCGCGGACGCGCCGGGCGCGGGAGCGTTAGGTGCGGAGTTGTCGGGTGTGAAAGCATCGGCGGCGGGCGCGACGAGCCCCGACGTGCTCAGGCGGCGGGGCAACGTGAACTTGGCCATCCGCGTGTTGGCCGGCGTGGGCGTGGCCACCTCGTTTGTGGGGCCTCCGGGCGGCACGGGCATGTTCTTTGCCGCGGTGAAAACCCGCGGGCTGTGGGAGGGCGGCATCACGTCGGTGCTGTTCTACGTCATGGCTATCGTGACGGCGGCCGCGTTTCTGGTCGTTGCGTACCGGTTGCTGGCACGCTTGCGCGGGGCGCAGCCGGACGGCGGCGTGCTCGTGGGGTTGAACCGCGTGCTGGCCGCGTCGTTGTTTGCGCTGGCGTTCTGCATATTCTTCCAAGTGGCGCCGGCGCTGCTGTCGGGAGACCCGGCGGTGGCTGCCCCCGTACAGGCAATGGTGGCAGGTCCTTTGGCGCCGCTGTTCTGGCTGGGTGAGATCGGGCTGGGCCTCGTGGCGCCAGCGGTGCTGCTGGCGGTGGGCGCGGCGCGCTCGCGCGGCGCTCGTGATGGCGGCGCCGTTGGGGCCGATCGCGGCAGTGCTGGCGGCGCGTGGGCCGTGGCTGCCGCGCTGGCGGCTCTGGCGGGCGTGCTGGCGTTGCGCTATGTGCTGGTGGTGGCCGGGTTTTCGGTGCCGCTCTTGGCTGGTATGCCCACGCCGGTCTATGTGCCGAGCCTCGGCGAGGTGATGGTGGCGCTGTTTGTGCTGGGGCTGGCTGTGGGTTGCTACGGCTTGGCAGTAAGGTTGCTGCCGCTCGAGCGCATGGGTGCGAGTGAGGGAGAAGTTTGGCTGGAGAGCGCGTATACAAAGGCGGTGCCCGATGCGGATGCGTCATCGTGCGGCGAAGGCTCGAGGGCTAAGGAGGTGCGCGATGGAAGCGCAGCGTAA